The following proteins are co-located in the Paenibacillus sp. FSL H8-0079 genome:
- a CDS encoding SDR family NAD(P)-dependent oxidoreductase, with translation MDMGLKEKTALVTGSTKGIGKAIAFELAREGVHVLINGRDDEEVERTVREIKSNFPETSPQKATADLVDLAQRQALFEKFPEVDILINSMGIYEIMSYEDVNDEVWEKYFRTNVLAANGLSQFYLPKMVKNNDGRIIFIASEEALMPSGQMPQYCMTKSMLLSLSKSLSKLTAGTEVTINTILPGPTLSENVREIIEGIYPDEALTFEEKEKDFMKSNLPQSELQRFIKPSEIGRLATFVCSPYAPAFRGSPIRMDGGMVPTIF, from the coding sequence ATGGATATGGGACTAAAAGAGAAAACAGCATTAGTTACAGGATCTACAAAAGGAATCGGTAAAGCAATTGCTTTTGAACTCGCCCGAGAAGGTGTTCATGTTCTGATTAATGGACGCGATGATGAAGAGGTGGAACGAACCGTTCGTGAAATCAAGTCCAATTTTCCGGAGACCTCTCCGCAAAAGGCAACGGCTGATCTTGTGGATCTGGCGCAACGCCAAGCTCTATTCGAAAAATTCCCTGAGGTTGATATTTTAATTAATAGTATGGGCATATATGAGATCATGAGTTATGAAGACGTGAACGATGAAGTGTGGGAAAAATATTTCCGTACGAATGTATTGGCTGCCAATGGCTTGTCCCAATTTTATTTACCTAAAATGGTGAAGAACAATGACGGACGTATTATTTTCATCGCAAGTGAAGAAGCGCTTATGCCTTCAGGCCAGATGCCCCAATATTGCATGACCAAGTCGATGTTGCTGTCATTATCCAAAAGTTTGTCCAAACTGACAGCAGGGACCGAAGTTACAATCAATACGATCCTTCCAGGGCCGACACTGTCTGAGAATGTGCGTGAGATCATTGAGGGCATATACCCTGATGAGGCGCTGACTTTCGAGGAAAAAGAGAAAGATTTTATGAAGAGCAATCTGCCTCAGTCCGAATTACAGCGATTCATCAAGCCAAGTGAAATAGGCAGACTCGCGACTTTTGTATGCAGCCCGTATGCTCCTGCCTTTAGAGGATCTCCCATCCGGATGGACGGGGGCATGGTTCCCACCATATTTTAG
- a CDS encoding glycoside hydrolase family 2 TIM barrel-domain containing protein: MIAVINLEGIWKLQLDEHKVESGLNFSDVITMPNTTSHAAKGKKNEHVLIGALTDEYLFEGYAWFSREIEIPEHLAGKRCFLHLERTRVTTVWIDGVEWGTQNSLNTPHRYEIEAGLTAGTHTITIRVDNTDYPTKGGHLTSEDTQTNWNGITGKLELQFFERVFLENIQVYPVLATRSFDIKAALVGDLQGLRIVVSAVAVSADPMFTTEEQIFILDSQDIDLTYTIGEDAMLWSDDEPNLYQLHIHLQDQDGEVLDSTEVWTGLREFRAAADKFTINGRKTFLRGKHDGLIFPLTGYAPTDVDEWVRILAISKSYGINHYRFHTCCPPEAAFIAADLLGIYMEPELPFWGTITDESSDGHNQAEQDYLISEGFAMLRAFGNHPSFVMMSMGNELWGSKDRLNSILKAYKAYDHRHLYTEGSNNFQFVPDILEESEFFCGVRFSKERLFRGSYAMCDAPLGHVQTDLPNTLKDYDSNIVPEQGSDVDPSGQTGDKEIQIQYGTGSKTVQAEAGSDQLVSHVPIISHEIGQYATFPNFDEINKYTGSLKAKNFEVFRERLEANGLGHLAEAYFRASGKLAVACYKEELEAAFRSQQLAGFQLLDLQDFSGQGTALVGVLDAFMDSKGMITPEEWRTFCSDAVLLARFPKYNYQAGELFEASIELSYFRRQALDGLQLKWELQSEQIEGSILLEGKADLPATHGEHYVNITDLSIRIPEVSNMTQVELRLSIPGTDIRKSYDLWIYPSQQEVDLSGLNLFTELSEQALELLEQGEDILLFPNPNQIQHAIEGFYSTDFWSYPMFRSISENMKREVPVGTMGLLIQQDHPAFEHFVTEEYSTYPWWSIVSESSSIILDDLSTELQPIVQTIDNFERNHKLGLLMECRVRNGRVLMGALNLEGLMTTLEGRQLLYSFERYVQSPAYQPATRLDVEELRQLFN; the protein is encoded by the coding sequence ATGATAGCTGTAATAAATCTGGAAGGTATCTGGAAACTCCAACTCGATGAACATAAGGTGGAAAGCGGTCTGAATTTCTCAGACGTGATTACAATGCCAAATACCACATCTCATGCGGCCAAGGGCAAGAAAAACGAACATGTGTTAATCGGTGCGCTAACGGATGAGTATTTATTTGAGGGTTATGCCTGGTTTTCACGAGAGATTGAAATTCCCGAACACTTGGCTGGCAAACGTTGCTTCTTACATCTGGAACGAACAAGAGTTACCACAGTCTGGATTGATGGGGTGGAATGGGGAACGCAAAACAGTCTGAACACACCTCACCGTTACGAGATTGAGGCTGGACTAACCGCTGGGACACATACAATTACGATTCGAGTGGACAATACCGATTATCCAACCAAAGGCGGTCACCTTACATCCGAAGACACACAGACGAATTGGAACGGCATCACCGGGAAGTTGGAACTTCAGTTTTTCGAGCGTGTTTTCCTGGAGAATATTCAAGTTTACCCCGTTCTGGCGACTCGATCTTTCGACATTAAGGCAGCACTTGTCGGTGATCTGCAAGGGCTGCGAATCGTGGTATCCGCTGTGGCTGTCAGTGCAGATCCGATGTTTACGACGGAGGAACAGATTTTCATCCTGGATTCTCAGGATATCGACCTCACATATACGATTGGCGAAGATGCCATGTTATGGAGTGATGATGAACCTAACCTGTACCAACTTCATATTCATCTGCAAGATCAGGACGGCGAAGTGCTGGATTCCACTGAAGTATGGACGGGATTACGGGAATTCCGGGCTGCCGCAGACAAATTCACCATTAATGGTCGCAAAACCTTTCTTCGAGGCAAACATGACGGGCTGATCTTTCCGCTCACGGGATACGCGCCAACAGATGTGGATGAATGGGTTCGCATTCTCGCTATCTCCAAGTCCTACGGTATCAATCACTACCGTTTCCATACCTGTTGTCCTCCGGAGGCGGCTTTCATTGCAGCGGATCTGCTCGGCATCTACATGGAACCTGAGCTTCCATTCTGGGGAACCATTACGGATGAATCATCGGATGGGCATAATCAAGCAGAGCAGGATTACTTGATTAGCGAAGGATTTGCGATGCTGCGTGCTTTTGGTAATCATCCTTCGTTTGTCATGATGTCCATGGGAAATGAATTATGGGGCAGTAAGGACAGATTGAATTCGATCCTGAAGGCGTACAAAGCATATGATCATCGTCATCTATACACCGAAGGTTCCAATAACTTTCAGTTTGTGCCGGACATTCTGGAGGAAAGTGAATTCTTCTGCGGGGTTCGTTTCTCCAAAGAGCGCCTGTTCAGAGGTTCTTATGCGATGTGTGATGCCCCGCTAGGTCACGTGCAGACCGACTTGCCAAACACGTTGAAAGATTACGATTCGAACATTGTACCGGAGCAAGGCAGTGATGTTGACCCTTCTGGGCAAACGGGGGATAAAGAGATTCAGATTCAGTATGGGACAGGCTCCAAAACGGTGCAGGCCGAAGCCGGCAGTGACCAACTTGTCTCACATGTACCGATCATCTCGCATGAAATTGGACAGTACGCCACGTTTCCTAATTTCGATGAGATTAACAAGTATACGGGTTCTCTCAAAGCGAAAAACTTCGAAGTGTTTCGTGAGCGTCTGGAAGCCAATGGACTGGGACATCTGGCGGAGGCCTACTTCAGAGCTTCTGGTAAGCTCGCGGTCGCATGTTACAAGGAAGAACTGGAAGCGGCTTTTCGTTCGCAGCAACTAGCAGGCTTTCAACTGCTGGATCTCCAGGATTTCAGTGGTCAGGGAACAGCGCTGGTGGGTGTACTGGACGCATTCATGGATTCCAAAGGCATGATTACACCTGAGGAGTGGAGAACGTTCTGTTCAGACGCGGTGCTGCTGGCGAGATTCCCCAAATATAATTATCAAGCGGGTGAATTGTTCGAAGCAAGCATTGAACTAAGTTACTTCCGGAGACAAGCGTTGGATGGACTTCAATTGAAATGGGAACTTCAAAGCGAGCAGATCGAAGGCAGCATCCTTTTGGAAGGGAAAGCAGACCTGCCAGCGACCCATGGAGAACATTATGTGAATATCACGGATCTCAGCATTCGCATCCCTGAAGTCTCCAATATGACCCAAGTGGAGCTTAGACTGTCCATTCCGGGCACGGATATCCGTAAGTCGTACGACCTGTGGATCTACCCGAGTCAGCAGGAAGTGGACCTGAGCGGTTTGAATCTCTTTACCGAACTCTCTGAACAGGCCTTGGAGTTGCTTGAGCAGGGAGAGGATATTTTACTTTTCCCGAATCCCAATCAGATTCAACACGCGATCGAAGGTTTCTACAGCACCGATTTCTGGTCTTACCCCATGTTCCGTTCGATATCGGAGAATATGAAGCGAGAAGTTCCTGTGGGCACAATGGGCTTGTTGATTCAACAGGACCATCCGGCTTTCGAACATTTTGTCACAGAGGAGTACTCGACCTATCCGTGGTGGAGCATCGTTTCCGAGTCTTCATCCATCATTCTGGATGATCTGAGTACAGAGCTGCAACCGATCGTGCAGACCATTGATAATTTTGAACGGAATCATAAGCTCGGACTGTTGATGGAGTGCCGGGTACGGAATGGTAGAGTGCTTATGGGGGCGCTGAATCTGGAGGGGCTAATGACTACGCTGGAGGGAAGACAGTTGTTATACAGCTTCGAGCGTTATGTACAGAGTCCAGCATACCAGCCAGCTACCCGTCTGGATGTCGAGGAACTTCGCCAGTTGTTTAACTAA
- a CDS encoding LytTR family DNA-binding domain-containing protein, whose translation MFNIAICDDEEQQRERVKTMLVSLSLKTNFDFQISLFTSGEQLLSHYREVGDTFNILILDVEMGGMNGIQTAKEIRNMKFLDVQIMFLTSYPEYMVESFDVITFQYLIKPIQPQVFEEKMIKLCQYFQALDKKYVLIKSDYDELLLKYDDILWIEVVKSLTIKNKLNFVTQENVHETKGILSSYATGLKDHGFLQIHRSIIINLMHVQKFSGTQVVMLNGTELPIGRSKVKEVKDAYTKYMIMRIQ comes from the coding sequence ATGTTCAATATTGCAATCTGTGATGATGAGGAGCAGCAGCGAGAACGTGTGAAAACGATGCTGGTCTCCTTATCTCTAAAAACCAATTTCGATTTTCAAATTAGCCTATTCACTTCTGGTGAACAACTGCTCTCGCACTACAGAGAGGTTGGGGATACATTCAATATTCTCATCTTGGATGTGGAGATGGGCGGAATGAACGGGATTCAAACCGCCAAAGAGATCAGGAATATGAAGTTTCTGGACGTACAGATTATGTTCTTGACCAGTTACCCGGAATACATGGTGGAGAGCTTTGATGTCATCACCTTTCAATATCTGATCAAACCAATCCAGCCGCAAGTTTTCGAGGAGAAGATGATTAAGCTGTGTCAATATTTTCAGGCATTGGACAAAAAGTATGTGCTGATCAAGTCAGACTATGATGAACTTCTTTTGAAATATGATGATATTCTCTGGATTGAGGTCGTCAAAAGTTTAACGATCAAGAACAAGTTGAATTTTGTGACACAGGAAAATGTACATGAGACCAAAGGCATTTTATCCAGCTACGCTACCGGTTTGAAAGATCATGGTTTTTTACAGATTCATCGCTCGATTATCATCAACCTGATGCATGTTCAGAAGTTTTCCGGTACCCAAGTCGTCATGTTGAATGGAACGGAACTACCTATAGGCCGATCCAAAGTCAAAGAAGTCAAGGATGCCTACACCAAATACATGATTATGAGGATTCAATGA
- a CDS encoding GHKL domain-containing protein — protein MDAYMIFSIIFVTLLMAFQANFYFDSVLGKSRRKPHRAIYFIVFILLCYFYLVSSFSDIVSTALALLLIFSLAQSYEVEFKIRLVFTILYAVLITMANTIAVYILGVLESTEFISWEQFNGEDHWILSKVMLVGCSIMFIVIQIVRLVAKRRSFAVHYRYYLLFLIVPIITIYQINVASIYSEKNIFYVFSVLGSLFLNVFIVYVFDNMVEKVQLAHENAQLQRQMDYQDANYEKTVHSFKNIKSIIHDINQQFLYIDECIQRNELAAAGDHIKSTLNTIEGAYQRVNSGNLVIDALVTNTLAMGQANGIKIDTKIQLHSQHVQIDRYDLCVVLGNMLDNAIEASKKVRQAEDRYILIAIHSTSSALVIQIMNHVEQTIVDLKSEKPNPEYHGIGLTNISRMCEKYGGHMSIEHQHRKFNNMVVLPFHTNNP, from the coding sequence ATGGATGCCTATATGATCTTTTCCATCATCTTCGTGACCTTGCTTATGGCATTTCAGGCGAACTTTTACTTTGATTCTGTGCTGGGCAAGTCCAGGAGAAAGCCGCATAGAGCTATTTATTTTATCGTTTTTATCCTGCTTTGTTATTTTTATTTGGTTTCTTCCTTCTCTGACATCGTTTCGACTGCTCTTGCTCTGCTATTAATCTTCAGTCTGGCGCAATCTTATGAAGTGGAGTTCAAAATCAGACTTGTTTTTACCATCCTGTATGCGGTTCTAATTACGATGGCGAATACGATAGCTGTATATATTCTCGGAGTTTTGGAATCCACAGAATTCATCTCCTGGGAACAGTTCAATGGTGAAGACCACTGGATTCTCTCCAAAGTGATGCTGGTTGGTTGCAGTATCATGTTCATTGTTATTCAAATTGTGCGTCTAGTGGCCAAACGCAGAAGTTTTGCCGTGCATTATCGTTATTATTTGCTATTTCTCATCGTACCCATTATTACGATCTATCAGATCAATGTAGCCTCCATATATAGTGAAAAAAACATATTTTACGTCTTTTCTGTACTGGGCTCTCTATTTCTCAACGTGTTCATTGTTTATGTATTCGATAATATGGTGGAAAAGGTACAGCTTGCGCATGAAAATGCCCAGTTACAGCGTCAGATGGACTATCAAGATGCTAACTATGAGAAGACCGTTCATAGTTTCAAAAACATTAAATCCATCATCCATGATATTAACCAGCAGTTTCTGTATATCGATGAATGTATCCAACGTAACGAACTTGCGGCGGCAGGTGACCATATCAAGTCTACATTAAATACCATTGAAGGTGCGTACCAGCGGGTGAACTCCGGCAATTTGGTCATTGATGCTCTCGTTACGAATACCCTGGCTATGGGGCAGGCAAACGGGATCAAAATCGACACCAAAATCCAGCTCCACTCGCAGCATGTCCAGATTGATCGATACGATCTGTGTGTGGTGCTCGGTAACATGCTCGATAACGCAATTGAAGCTTCCAAGAAGGTCAGACAGGCAGAGGATCGATATATCCTCATTGCCATTCACTCCACATCATCTGCACTCGTTATCCAGATTATGAATCATGTAGAGCAAACGATTGTTGACTTGAAAAGTGAGAAGCCTAATCCCGAGTACCATGGGATCGGTCTAACCAATATATCGAGAATGTGCGAGAAATATGGTGGACATATGAGTATTGAGCATCAGCATCGGAAGTTTAACAACATGGTCGTACTGCCGTTTCACACCAACAATCCCTGA
- a CDS encoding serine hydrolase domain-containing protein encodes MKKLISLLCTAVLVITPLADVRAEANNSGTIEARAEQIAKEMVQNYGVTSVQYAIMDEGQYILSDSVGLHDKASQKPIDKDSMYGIGSVSKMVVTAAAMKLVDSGKVNLDEPLTSYIKDFKMADARYTQITPRMLMNHSSGLYGTHYGNSMLFDDNDTRNHDDLLLKLQSEKLKSKPGAYSVYTNDGFQLLEILVERVSGLSYSEYIAKYISEPLKLESTKTPLDSFDRAQLSETYWPTLEMTMPTENANIIGTGGVYSTAEELSQFGEVLMGNRPDILSESAVKAMQSHEYRKGIWVSDEQNTINYGLGWDSVDLAPFSDYGITALAKGGDTMLYHAVLITIPEHDISMAVLSSGGSSVYNQMFASKVLLDVLADQGIIDEVQPDQTFSPPVKVKMPTELNTYSGLYGTVGATLDIAIKDGEMQLPALLGGIIPEQNYVYTGDEHFTSTDGSVKASFVKERNDKVYVKVQAMITLPGLGQTVMNTYDYQKLEHNALDAATKEKWTARDGSKYYALDEKITSIFYLLPSMLIKNLSVDAENGYANGTQIMNANHAENIAEIPVMNGRDAFDLQFDTKNAAEILIQDGQEYIAEDAITPIFGGKKGITTIPANGQVRWYAIDARSANKSITVDSPESGGYAVYDEKGEMVHFSVATNQESTKLPKSGFIVFGGDAGDVFQIQLK; translated from the coding sequence ATGAAGAAATTAATTAGTCTTTTATGTACAGCGGTGCTTGTAATTACACCGCTGGCAGATGTCAGAGCAGAGGCGAATAACAGCGGTACGATTGAGGCACGGGCGGAGCAGATCGCCAAGGAAATGGTGCAAAACTACGGTGTCACCAGTGTGCAATATGCGATCATGGATGAAGGGCAATATATTTTATCAGATAGTGTAGGACTGCACGATAAGGCATCACAGAAGCCAATAGACAAGGATAGCATGTATGGCATAGGCTCGGTTAGCAAAATGGTTGTTACGGCAGCCGCGATGAAGCTGGTAGATTCCGGTAAAGTAAATCTGGATGAGCCGCTTACTTCATATATCAAGGATTTTAAAATGGCAGATGCGCGCTATACTCAAATTACACCGCGTATGCTGATGAATCATTCATCTGGTCTTTACGGTACACATTATGGAAACAGTATGTTGTTTGACGATAATGACACCCGCAATCATGATGATCTATTACTTAAACTTCAGTCCGAAAAACTGAAATCCAAGCCTGGCGCCTACTCCGTCTACACCAATGACGGTTTTCAATTGCTTGAAATCCTGGTTGAACGGGTGAGTGGATTAAGCTACAGCGAATATATCGCCAAGTACATCAGTGAGCCGTTAAAGTTGGAATCAACGAAGACACCACTAGATTCCTTTGACAGAGCGCAGTTATCCGAAACCTATTGGCCTACACTTGAGATGACGATGCCTACCGAAAATGCAAACATTATCGGCACAGGCGGAGTGTACTCTACCGCAGAAGAATTGAGTCAATTCGGAGAGGTTTTAATGGGGAACAGACCGGATATTCTGTCCGAATCTGCTGTGAAGGCCATGCAATCTCATGAATATCGTAAGGGCATATGGGTATCTGATGAGCAAAATACGATCAATTATGGCTTGGGATGGGATTCGGTTGACCTTGCACCTTTCAGCGATTATGGGATTACCGCACTTGCCAAGGGTGGAGACACCATGTTATATCATGCCGTGTTAATCACCATACCTGAACATGATATTTCAATGGCGGTTCTATCTTCTGGCGGATCTTCCGTCTACAATCAGATGTTTGCCAGCAAAGTGCTGCTGGACGTTCTGGCAGATCAAGGCATCATTGATGAGGTTCAGCCTGATCAGACATTCTCACCACCTGTCAAAGTGAAGATGCCGACGGAGTTGAATACGTACTCAGGCCTATATGGTACGGTAGGTGCAACACTGGATATAGCGATCAAGGATGGTGAGATGCAACTGCCTGCTTTGCTGGGAGGAATTATTCCGGAGCAGAACTATGTGTATACAGGCGATGAACATTTTACGAGTACGGACGGCAGTGTGAAAGCCAGCTTTGTGAAAGAACGTAATGACAAGGTGTATGTTAAAGTTCAGGCGATGATAACGCTACCTGGTTTAGGCCAAACGGTGATGAACACGTATGATTATCAAAAGCTGGAGCATAACGCGCTGGACGCAGCAACGAAAGAGAAATGGACAGCTCGTGACGGCTCGAAATATTATGCGCTGGATGAAAAAATAACGTCGATCTTCTATCTGCTTCCATCGATGCTGATCAAGAATCTGTCCGTTGATGCCGAAAATGGCTATGCTAATGGCACGCAAATCATGAATGCCAATCATGCAGAGAATATCGCTGAGATTCCAGTAATGAACGGAAGAGACGCATTCGATCTGCAATTCGATACAAAGAATGCCGCTGAGATTTTGATTCAGGATGGGCAGGAATACATTGCCGAGGATGCCATTACTCCAATCTTTGGTGGGAAAAAAGGAATTACGACTATTCCGGCTAACGGTCAAGTGCGGTGGTATGCGATCGACGCCCGATCGGCGAACAAATCCATCACAGTGGATTCTCCGGAGAGCGGAGGTTATGCGGTGTATGATGAGAAAGGCGAAATGGTTCACTTCTCTGTAGCAACCAATCAGGAGTCGACGAAGCTCCCGAAAAGTGGTTTTATCGTTTTTGGTGGTGATGCGGGGGATGTCTTCCAGATCCAATTAAAGTAA
- a CDS encoding methyltransferase domain-containing protein, whose protein sequence is MQFSVKQLFDKVAQDYDVQRKQLIPCFDDFYGMALDLMESSLDSPRILDLGAGTGLLSGLVLQKYPNARLTLIDISDQMLEGARRRFADTNQVQYVVGDYSKYDFTSSYDMIISSLSIHHLTHADKKKVFKTVHQLLEPGGRFINADQVQGRTPDTDTYYRQRWLEAIHRSGLSEEAISASIERRKVDINATLKDQLAWLEEAGFSVADCMYKYLDFAVFYAQK, encoded by the coding sequence ATGCAATTCTCAGTAAAGCAGCTGTTTGATAAGGTAGCCCAAGATTATGATGTGCAGCGAAAGCAGCTTATCCCTTGTTTTGATGATTTTTATGGAATGGCTCTGGATCTAATGGAAAGCTCGCTCGATTCTCCACGTATTCTTGATCTGGGTGCAGGAACGGGACTGCTCTCTGGATTGGTCCTGCAAAAGTATCCCAACGCGCGATTAACCCTGATCGATATTAGTGATCAAATGCTCGAAGGAGCACGTCGAAGATTTGCTGATACTAACCAAGTACAGTATGTGGTCGGGGATTACTCCAAGTACGATTTCACCAGTTCCTACGATATGATTATTTCATCACTGTCTATTCACCATCTCACCCACGCTGACAAGAAAAAGGTATTTAAAACTGTACATCAGCTGTTAGAACCAGGTGGACGCTTCATCAACGCAGACCAGGTTCAGGGAAGAACCCCCGATACGGATACCTATTACCGCCAGCGCTGGTTAGAAGCGATTCATCGAAGTGGTTTGTCTGAGGAGGCCATCTCGGCTTCAATCGAAAGACGCAAGGTGGATATCAATGCGACGCTGAAGGATCAATTGGCGTGGTTGGAGGAAGCTGGGTTCAGTGTGGCAGATTGCATGTACAAATACTTGGACTTTGCGGTGTTTTACGCGCAAAAATAA
- a CDS encoding SDR family NAD(P)-dependent oxidoreductase: protein MTQENNFKTLQHKIGSGFNHNSTAQDVLRDMDLSGQLAIVTGGYSGLGLETTRALVNAGARVVVTARRPSVAKEALAGLEGVEIDELDLADLSSVRAFNERFLASDRSIDMLILNAGIMACPETRVGPGWEAQFATNHLGHFALTNLLWPALASQGGARVVSLASAGHHFSPIRWDDIQFEHGYEKFPAYGQSKTATILFSVELDRRGAEQGVRAFSIHPGGILTPLQRHMPKEEMIALGWIDESGQVANPAFKTPEQGAATQVWAATSPQLEGKGGVYCEDCDISELAPEDGGFYGVKKYAIDSEQAIRLWELSAKLTQTDIELS from the coding sequence ATGACACAGGAGAATAATTTTAAAACTTTACAACATAAAATCGGCTCTGGCTTCAACCATAACAGCACAGCGCAGGATGTATTGAGAGATATGGACTTGTCAGGGCAACTTGCTATTGTAACGGGTGGCTATTCCGGCCTTGGGTTGGAGACGACACGCGCGCTTGTGAATGCGGGAGCACGTGTAGTGGTGACTGCGCGTCGTCCATCGGTCGCGAAAGAAGCACTTGCTGGTCTGGAAGGCGTTGAAATAGACGAATTGGACCTCGCTGATTTATCCAGCGTTCGTGCTTTTAATGAGCGGTTTCTGGCGAGTGATCGGAGCATCGACATGCTTATTCTTAATGCTGGCATCATGGCTTGCCCGGAGACGCGGGTAGGTCCTGGCTGGGAAGCTCAATTTGCAACCAATCATCTGGGACACTTTGCCCTTACCAATCTGTTATGGCCAGCACTGGCAAGTCAGGGGGGAGCACGTGTTGTTTCCTTGGCATCAGCGGGACATCATTTCTCGCCGATTCGTTGGGACGACATCCAATTTGAGCATGGCTATGAGAAATTCCCTGCCTATGGTCAGTCCAAAACAGCAACGATTTTATTCAGCGTTGAGTTGGACAGACGTGGGGCTGAGCAAGGCGTACGGGCTTTCTCCATTCATCCAGGCGGAATTCTGACACCACTACAGCGTCATATGCCAAAAGAGGAAATGATTGCACTGGGCTGGATTGATGAATCTGGACAAGTGGCTAATCCTGCGTTCAAGACACCTGAGCAGGGTGCAGCGACGCAAGTCTGGGCAGCAACCTCTCCTCAGCTTGAGGGTAAAGGCGGAGTCTACTGTGAGGATTGTGACATCAGTGAATTGGCTCCCGAGGACGGAGGCTTCTATGGGGTCAAAAAGTATGCCATCGACTCCGAGCAAGCTATTCGTTTATGGGAGTTATCGGCCAAGCTGACTCAAACGGACATTGAGCTTTCATAG
- the murB gene encoding UDP-N-acetylmuramate dehydrogenase — protein sequence MNIFEHQIPLEKVKFNEPLKNHTFIKIGGNADILIHPTTIDEITKIVEIANIHQLPLTVIGKGSNVIIKDGGIRGVTISLSHFDQIKVNEDSMIAQSGVDIIDVSRLALEHNLTGLEFACGIPGSTGGALYMNAGAYGGQIADVVERATVITKDGAVLEIPREEMKFGYRNSLFKMDHYIILEAEFGLKKGNKDDISSKMKELTFLRESKQPLEYPSCGSVFKRPEGHFAGKLIQDCNLQGTRIGGAEISMKHAGFIVNVDHATAQDYMDLIQFIQQKVYDTFHVELETEVIFLGE from the coding sequence ATGAATATTTTTGAACATCAGATACCTTTGGAAAAAGTGAAATTCAATGAACCGTTAAAAAATCACACGTTTATTAAAATTGGTGGTAACGCAGATATTCTCATCCATCCAACAACGATAGACGAAATCACAAAAATCGTAGAGATTGCCAACATACATCAATTGCCTCTGACGGTTATTGGCAAAGGGTCGAACGTCATCATTAAAGATGGCGGCATCCGGGGAGTAACGATTTCTCTTAGCCACTTCGATCAAATTAAAGTGAATGAGGACAGCATGATTGCGCAAAGCGGCGTTGATATCATTGATGTATCCAGACTTGCTTTGGAGCACAACTTGACCGGTTTGGAGTTTGCTTGTGGCATTCCCGGGAGCACAGGGGGCGCACTTTACATGAATGCTGGTGCTTATGGTGGCCAGATCGCCGATGTTGTTGAACGTGCGACTGTGATCACCAAAGACGGCGCAGTGTTGGAGATCCCGCGAGAAGAGATGAAATTTGGTTATCGAAATAGTCTCTTCAAGATGGATCACTATATCATACTGGAGGCCGAATTCGGGCTCAAAAAAGGAAACAAGGATGACATTTCAAGCAAAATGAAGGAATTAACGTTCCTGAGAGAATCCAAGCAACCGCTGGAGTACCCTTCTTGCGGGAGTGTATTTAAACGACCCGAAGGACATTTTGCCGGAAAACTGATTCAGGATTGTAACTTGCAGGGCACTCGCATTGGAGGGGCTGAAATCTCCATGAAGCATGCAGGTTTTATCGTAAATGTGGATCACGCTACTGCTCAGGATTATATGGATCTGATCCAATTTATTCAGCAGAAAGTATATGATACGTTCCATGTTGAATTGGAAACCGAAGTAATCTTTCTGGGAGAATAA